From the genome of Spinacia oleracea cultivar Varoflay chromosome 2, BTI_SOV_V1, whole genome shotgun sequence, one region includes:
- the LOC130466946 gene encoding protein FAR1-RELATED SEQUENCE 12-like, giving the protein MRFESALDAQRHTQGQFDNDSKHKHPECKTSFALEKHASKIYTVSVFYDFQEELEIGCFHCGLEEYKKENGFEIFTIREGCRIRKFDVSFNPANLDSKCMCKMFERLGIPCRHMVWVWKAKMIEYIPDAYVLNRWTSLATKTPIFDLEGNILEACVNFVDCKRMLNELWSEIHTCVSLAQGNEEDLTDLVKNLKGLRLNLEAKKSSNNHENNGSPSKATDIELLIGATLPTEIVVKPPKISKNKGTGVHVPGTGSDKRLKGDKEKAIEQSQKKKRLCRGCGELGYHDIRNCPHKVKEN; this is encoded by the exons ATGAGATTTGAGAGTGCATTGGATGCTCAAAGACATACTCAAGGTCAATTTGACAATGATTCTAAACACAAGCATCCAGAATGTAAGACTTCCTTTGCATTAGAGAAACATGCTTCTAAAATCTACACTGTTTCAGTCTTTTATGATTTTCAAGAGGAGCTCGAGATTGGTTGCTTTCACTGTGGACTTGAGGAGTACAAgaaagaaaatgggtttgaaaTCTTTACCATTAGAGAAGGATGTAGAATAAGAAAGTTCGATGTTAGTTTTAACCCGGCTAACCTAGATAGTAAGTGTATGTGCAAGATGTTTGAGAGGTTAGGGATTCCTTGTAGGCACATGGTTTGGGTGTGGAAGGCAAAGATGATTGAGTATATTCCTGATGCTTATGTGCTAAATAGGTGGACTAGTTTGGCAACTAAAACGCCAATTTTTGATTTAGAAGGAAATATCTTGGAGGCATGTGTTAACTTTGTTGATTGTAAAAGAATGTTAAATGAGTTATGGTCAGAAATTCACACATGTGTGAGTTTGGCTCAGGGTAATGAAGAAGATCTTACTGATCTTGTGAAGAATTTAAAAGGTTTAAGGTTAAACTTGGAAGCTAAGAAGAGTTCTAACAATCATGAAAACAATGGTTCTCCTAGCAAAGCAACAGACATCGAGCTACTGATTGGAGCTACCCTTCCTACTGAAATTGTGGTTAAGCCGCCTAAAATTTCAAAGAACAAAGGCACGGGGGTTCATGTTCCAGGTACAGGTAGTGACAAACGATTGAAAGGTGACAAGGAAAAGGCAATTGAGCAAAGCCAAAAGAAGAAAAGGTTATGTAGAGGTTGTGGAGAGCTTGGTTACCATGATATCCGGAATTGCCCACATAAAGTGAAAGAAAATT aa
- the LOC130467440 gene encoding protein FAR1-RELATED SEQUENCE 5-like: MASEFHHSSSSSLTESNSVVDNEQYASCSNSNVAVTPEVIPILSPGGTREWIPCCSDELKPVVGMKFMSVEEGISFYKAYSKAAGFVMRKSTATKRKALDVIAFQYCLCNKAGFKEKAIVKVGGMPNVKKGEGNEDKVPIPRRRLVTRVGCKARMVMKYKNEGFYVVTEFREPHVHALYTPGCLKFQKAGRKMNILHKKMIIDNSKVNIGPVKTFRLMKELVGSYDNVGASKQDFKNFHRDLKAYIEGSDAQMFVNNFQNKKLLWSAFFFDYEVDEDEQLCKAFWADPICRKNYALFGDMVSFDTTFQTNRYNMIFGPFTGVDHHKKCVTFGAALIAHEDIVSFEWVFRTFLKAMGGNEPACLITDEDPAMKIAIPKVFQTAEHRFCMWHIMKKMPEKVGRQITQDTLFLNKICKCVWSEEIEPTEFEEKWGKVLDEFKLQDHEWLKQLE; this comes from the exons ATGGCATCAGAATTTCATCATAGTTCGTCCTCATCATTGACGGAATCAA ATTCTGTTGTGGATAATGAACAATATGCAAGTTGTTCTAATTCAAATGTGGCTGTTACTCCTGAAGTAATTCCTATATTAAGTCCAGGGGGAACGAGAGAATGGATTCCATGTTGTTCTGATGAGTTAAAACCTGTTGTAGGGATGAAATTTATGAGTGTCGAAGAGGGTATTTCATTTTATAAAGCATATTCAAAAGCTGCTGGTTTTGTGATGAGGAAATCTACTGCTACAAAAAGGAAGGCACTAGACGTTATTGCTTTTCAGTATTGTTTATGCAACAAGGCTGGTTTCaaagaaaaagcaatagttaAGGTTGGAGGCATGCCAAATGTTAAAAAAGGGGAAGGTAATGAAGATAAAGTACCTATACCTCGAAGAAGGCTAGTTACTCGTGTTGGTTGCAAGGCTCGGATGGTTATGAAGTATAAAAATGAAGGTTTTTATGTGGTGACTGAATTCCGAGAGCCACATGTTCATGCTCTTTACACCCCGGGTTGTCTAAAATTTCAGAAAGCGGGTAGGAAAATGAATATTCTTCATAAGAAGATGATTATTGATAATTCGAAGGTGAACATTGGTCCGGTTAAGACTTTTAGATTGATGAAGGAGTTAGTTGGATCGTATGATAACGTTGGTGCATCCAAGCAAGATTTCAAAAATTTTCATAGAGATTTGAAGGCTTACATTGAAGGATCGGATGCCCAAATGTTTGTGAATAACTTTCAGAACAAGAAGTTGTTATGGAGTGCATTTTTCTTTGACTATGAGGTGGATGAAGACGAGCAACTTTGTAAAGCTTTTTGGGCAGATCCAATATGTAGAAAGAATTATGCACTCTTTGGTGATATGGTTTCTTTTGACACCACATTTCAAACAAATAG GTATAATATGATATTTGGCCCATTTACTGGAGTTGATCACCACAAGAAGTGTGTTACTTTTGGTGCTGCTTTAATAGCCCATGAGGACATCGTGTCTTTTGAGTGGGTTTTTAGAACTTTCCTCAAGGCAATGGGAGGTAATGAGCCAGCTTGTTTGATTACGGATGAAGATCCGGCAATGAAAATAGCTATTCCTAAAGTGTTTCAGACCGCTGAGCATAGGTTTTGTATGTGGCATATAATGAAAAAAATGCCTGAGAAAGTCGGCCGTCAGATTACGCAAGATACCCTGTTTCTTAATAAAATTTGCAAATGTGTTTGGAGTGAAGAGATTGAGCCAACAGAATTTGAAGAGAAATGGGGAAAGGTTCTTGATGAGTTCAAGCTTCAAGACCATGAGTGGTTGAAGCAGTT AGAGTGA
- the LOC130467439 gene encoding uncharacterized protein: protein MKSLAGENHMLNNIADAWAYLLNVENRRRGVGTESRFFFSTKPYDILCKDKYFLSSIKFSERYPALFKRMDEELAHAKVTSLQRVQLVFFPIVNGGHYYLLCINFMNGSLDVIDNQCITPPMTYLGKYKNEPRNMLKGFAEYYFARHNGGNKSSVTDFKTRNLNMKWKSNANYDDCGVFLLKHMETYYGESAKEWNPGLEKDNFEKMKRLRVEYCGKLLAHKENDEHHTMISKSRTWALENKI, encoded by the exons CGGGCGAAAATCATATGCTCAACAATATAGCTGATGCATGGGCATACCTTTTAAATGTTGAAAACAGAAGGCGAGGTGTAGGAACAGAAAGTAGATTTTTCTTCAGCACAAAGCCATAT GACATCTTATGCAAAGATAAGTACTTTCTTTCGAGTATCAAGTTCAGTGAAAGATATCCTGCTTTGTTTAAAAGAATGGATGAAGAACTAGCACATGCTAAAGTAACAAGCTTGCAAAGAGTTCAATTG GTGTTTTTTCCGATAGTTAATGGTGGTCATTACTATCTATTGTGCATTAACTTCATGAATGGCAGTTTGGACGTGATTGACAACCAATGCATTACACCCCCTATGACGTATTTGGGAAAATACAAGAATGAACCAAGAAATATG TTGAAAGGCTTCGCAGAATATTATTTTGCAAGACACAATGGAGGAAACAAAAGTTCTGTAACTGATTTCAAAACAAGAAACCTGAATATGAAATGGAAAAGCAACGCCAATTATGATGATTGTGGAGTGTTTTTGCTGAAGCACATGGAAACTTATTATGGAGAGAGTGCAAAGGAATGGAATCCGGGACTGGAAAAAGACAAC tttgagaaaatgaagagattgAGAGTTGAATATTGTGGAAAGTTATTGGCGCACAAAGAGAATGATGAACATCATACAATGATTTCAAAATCAAGAACATGGGCACTAGAAAACAAAATTTGA